Proteins encoded by one window of Culicoides brevitarsis isolate CSIRO-B50_1 chromosome 2, AGI_CSIRO_Cbre_v1, whole genome shotgun sequence:
- the LOC134828434 gene encoding 1-acyl-sn-glycerol-3-phosphate acyltransferase beta-like gives MNARLAAWFIRKISYLTGVTWEIRGANIAGMDQGTVICCNHQSDMDIFGQFNLWTTFKKMTAIAKKELFYVLPFGPAAWLCGLRYIDRSSSKKAFETLLSVTKLMTDEKTKIWIYPEGTRNCKGGFLPFKKGAFVMAIEAQVPVMPVVIAPYYYMDETQRKVFYEKKHNIVSILDPISTKGLTQADVEDLKEKTQALMFKEYEKLREEVTLRSKDPNWLNKSRPRLTLTNRKFKKP, from the exons ATGAATGCACGACTCGCAGCATGGTTCATTCGTAAAATTAGTTATTTAACGGGAGTAACGTGGGAGATACGAGGCGCAAATATCGCTGGAATGGATCAAGGCACTGTGATTTGTTGCAATCATCAATCTGATATGGATATTTTTGGACAATTCAATCTTTGgacaacttttaaaaagatgACAGCTATTGCCAAGAAGGAGCTTTTTTATGTCTTACCTTTTGGACCGGCAGCTTGGTTATGTGGCTTGCGATATATCGACAGAAGTAGCTCCAAAAAGGCATTTGAAACACTATTGAGTGTTACAAAATTGATGACTGATGAGAAGACAAAGATCTGGATATATCCCGAAGGAACTCGAAACTGCAAAGGAGGATTTTTGCCATTCAAGAAGGGAGCCTTTGTGATGGCTATTGAAGCGCAAGTTCCCGTTATGCCGGTAGTTATTGCACCTTACTATTACATGGATGAGACTCAGAGGAaagttttctatgaaaaaa AACACAATATTGTATCAATACTCGATCCGATTTCCACAAAAGGTCTCACACAAGCTGATGTTGAAGACCTGAAAGAGAAAACTCAAGCACTGATGTTCAAAGAATACGAAAAACTGAGAGAAGAAGTTACCCTAAGATCTAAAGATCCAAATTGGCTGAACAAAAGTCGTCCCAGATTGACGTTAACTAatcgaaagtttaaaaaacctTGA
- the LOC134831749 gene encoding 1-acyl-sn-glycerol-3-phosphate acyltransferase beta-like, with amino-acid sequence MGLTELFSSILWYYLLAFVICFVLYIPIVVAYFKSRLGTRANYHLWKSVILYPVMILPGLFIPLFVMRPRNTMNVRFCSWFVRKVSYLTGLSFEVRGANIAAMDQGAVICCNHQSAVDIYAQICLWKHFKLMTSIAKKEIFYLFPFGPAAWLSGLRYIDRSSSKKSYQTLSSVEKLMTEQRMKVWIYPEGTRNNKGGFLPFKKGAFYTAINAQVPIIPAVFAPYYFMDEPQQKFTHEKKHIILSVLEPIPTKGLTTADVDSLKEKVYSIMFAEYEKLRDEIMEKSKDPKWLNMQRPRVTLVDRKLKSP; translated from the exons ATGGGATTAACGGAATTATTCTCGTCTATTCTCTGGTACTATTTACTCGCATTTGTCATCTGTTTCGTGCTGTACATCCCGATAGTCGTGGCATATTTCAAATCTCGCTTAGGCACTCGCGCAAATTATCACCTATGGAAGTCAGTAATTCTCTATCCGGTAATGATACTTCCGGGATTATTTATTCCTTTGTTCGTGATGCGTCCTCGAAACACGATGAATGTGAGATTTTGTTCGTGGTTCGTGAGAAAAGTCAGTTACTTAACAGGATTGTCATTCGAAGTAAGAGGAGCAAATATTGCTGCGATGGATCAGGGAGCTGTTATTTGCTGCAATCATCAATCCGCAGTCGATATTTATG CTCAAATATGTCTTTGGAAGCATTTTAAACTGATGACCTCAATTGCcaagaaggaaattttttatttgtttcccTTTGGACCAGCAGCATGGCTTTCAGGATTGAGATATATTGACAGAAGTAGCTCTAAAAAGTCATATCAAACATTGTCAAGTGTTGAGAAATTAATGACGGAACAGAGAATGAAGGTTTGGATCTATCCAGAGGGCACTCGAAACAACAAAGGAGGCTTCCTGCCATTTAAGAAGGGAGCTTTTTACACAGCTATTAATGCACAAGTCCCAATTATTCCAGCTGTTTTTGCTCCTTACTACTTTATGGATGAGCCACAGCAGAAATTTACTCATGAAAAAA aacacaTCATCCTTTCCGTGCTCGAGCCAATTCCAACAAAAGGCCTAACCACAGCCGACGTCGACTCgctaaaagaaaaagtttactCCATCATGTTCGCGGAATACGAAAAACTACGAGATGAAATTATGGAAAAGTCAAAAGACCCAAAATGGCTCAACATGCAACGACCTCGCGTAACTCTCGTCGATCGCAAACTCAAAAGCCCCTAA